In Saccharicrinis fermentans DSM 9555 = JCM 21142, a genomic segment contains:
- a CDS encoding sirohydrochlorin cobaltochelatase gives MFSIKKKLVILFAIAVLLPACDDDNSSNEFELGNKDGIMLVTFGSSYEAPQKTFENIDVTAKEKFTGEEIRWGYTSDIILNKLRQGNGEGSLNGQIIDRDTPQEGLRIMIEEDGYRKISIQSLHVIPGEEYDELMEAVEETMHKYPGVEIAVGKPLLSSTQDLKDVAAILADKFSDQRVSGEPVLFMGHGTPHENDKVYLELEAELQKLAPHFFIGTVEGVGFEAGITSIDAIITKLKTLDLNSQKVTITPLMSIAGDHANNDMNGIIDDTAPAEEQSWRVKLEKEGYMVTDVMKGLGDYTEINNIWLSHLEDAKLD, from the coding sequence ATGTTTAGTATTAAAAAAAAACTTGTAATCTTATTTGCAATAGCGGTATTACTGCCTGCTTGCGATGATGACAACTCCTCAAATGAGTTTGAACTAGGAAACAAAGACGGTATCATGCTGGTTACCTTCGGTTCTAGCTACGAAGCCCCTCAAAAGACATTCGAAAATATTGATGTCACCGCCAAAGAAAAGTTTACAGGAGAAGAGATACGCTGGGGTTACACCTCAGATATTATCCTGAACAAACTACGCCAAGGTAACGGGGAAGGAAGCTTAAACGGACAAATCATAGACAGGGATACCCCGCAAGAAGGGTTGAGGATCATGATTGAAGAAGATGGCTACCGAAAAATAAGTATCCAATCGTTACATGTAATCCCGGGTGAAGAATATGACGAACTGATGGAAGCCGTAGAAGAGACAATGCATAAATACCCCGGTGTAGAAATAGCAGTTGGCAAACCATTACTCAGTTCTACCCAAGATTTAAAAGATGTTGCAGCCATTTTGGCCGATAAATTCTCTGATCAGAGAGTATCCGGCGAACCAGTACTTTTTATGGGACATGGTACTCCACATGAAAACGATAAAGTCTACCTAGAATTGGAGGCTGAATTACAAAAGCTAGCTCCCCACTTCTTTATTGGAACGGTTGAAGGTGTAGGCTTTGAAGCTGGCATCACCTCCATCGACGCTATCATCACTAAACTAAAAACACTGGACCTGAATTCTCAGAAAGTGACCATCACTCCTTTGATGTCCATTGCCGGCGACCATGCCAACAATGACATGAACGGTATTATTGATGATACGGCGCCTGCAGAAGAACAATCATGGAGAGTTAAACTGGAAAAGGAAGGCTATATGGTTACTGATGTAATGAAAGGATTAGGAGATTATACTGAAATAAATAACATTTGGCTGTCACATTTGGAAGACGCTAAACTAGATTAA
- the cobM gene encoding precorrin-4 C(11)-methyltransferase has product MIIITHSDKGELLAKQLIEKGLGAEVHRSPNDYGVLWNSHKVLVFIGALGICVREIAPYLKDKKTDPAVLNMDVNGQFVQPVVSGHIGGGNQWAKEIGRLCGAQPVITTVSDTAGLWALDLLPQKYSWQLECGNQLTHLMASFVNGEKTALLLEVRDKGTLDLESSAPSHVDVFFNAKEMQVEDYSVVIAVTPFIYDFGDKAIFYRPKVLQLGLGCQRDLPFELFERELLASLQQHKIAFASVAAAGTVDLKADEEAFLAFSKKHHIALKSFDGATLAQYDIPNPSAKVSQVTGSYGVAEAAAMHLSDNGLLVEKTKMKAGEKFFTFSVAIHKENERKGFVEIVGAGPGDPELVSVKGKKLLETADLILYAGSLVPKELTYYAKSGCVVKSSAKMDLLTQIETMRPFYERGLLVVRLHTGDPCIYGAIQEQMAIMDQMGWSYRITPGISSFQAAAAALRSQFTIPEEVQTIILTRGEGRTPVPEREQLRKLAKSQSTMCIYLSASIAEKVEHELIQHYPSETPVAVCYKLTWRDEKIYRCTLGTLAKTVRENKLTMTTLIVVGKAIDNRSGFSKLYDKKFTHAFRQGK; this is encoded by the coding sequence ATGATAATAATAACACACTCAGATAAGGGAGAACTGCTGGCAAAGCAGTTGATTGAGAAGGGGCTAGGAGCAGAAGTGCATCGCTCGCCCAACGATTATGGTGTTCTTTGGAACAGCCATAAAGTATTGGTTTTTATTGGCGCTTTAGGTATCTGTGTGCGAGAGATAGCCCCGTACTTAAAAGATAAAAAGACCGACCCTGCTGTGCTGAATATGGATGTTAATGGACAGTTTGTGCAGCCAGTTGTATCCGGTCATATTGGAGGAGGTAATCAGTGGGCTAAAGAAATAGGACGTTTATGTGGGGCGCAGCCTGTGATAACAACAGTTAGTGACACCGCAGGTTTGTGGGCGCTTGATTTATTGCCACAAAAATACAGTTGGCAACTGGAGTGTGGGAATCAACTGACCCACCTGATGGCTTCATTTGTGAATGGAGAAAAAACAGCGCTGTTGTTGGAGGTCAGGGATAAAGGTACATTGGATTTAGAGAGCAGTGCACCATCGCATGTGGACGTATTTTTTAATGCGAAAGAGATGCAGGTTGAAGATTATAGCGTTGTGATAGCGGTTACACCATTTATTTATGATTTTGGGGATAAGGCTATTTTTTATCGTCCTAAAGTACTACAATTGGGTTTGGGCTGTCAGCGTGACCTGCCCTTTGAATTATTTGAAAGAGAATTGTTGGCGAGTCTGCAACAGCACAAGATTGCCTTTGCCTCTGTAGCCGCAGCAGGGACAGTGGATTTAAAAGCAGATGAGGAGGCTTTTTTGGCCTTTAGTAAGAAGCATCATATAGCACTTAAGTCTTTTGATGGAGCTACCTTAGCTCAATACGATATTCCGAACCCCTCGGCGAAAGTAAGCCAAGTGACAGGAAGTTATGGTGTGGCAGAGGCTGCTGCCATGCATTTATCGGACAATGGTCTTCTGGTGGAAAAAACAAAGATGAAGGCTGGGGAAAAGTTTTTTACTTTTTCGGTGGCTATTCATAAAGAAAATGAACGCAAAGGATTTGTTGAGATAGTTGGTGCAGGACCTGGTGACCCGGAATTGGTTTCTGTGAAAGGTAAAAAGTTATTGGAAACGGCAGACCTAATATTGTATGCGGGTAGTTTGGTGCCTAAAGAATTAACCTATTATGCAAAGTCGGGTTGTGTGGTAAAAAGTTCGGCCAAAATGGATTTGCTGACGCAGATAGAAACGATGCGTCCTTTCTATGAACGAGGATTGTTGGTGGTGCGACTACATACTGGTGATCCATGTATCTATGGGGCTATTCAAGAACAAATGGCCATCATGGATCAGATGGGCTGGAGCTATCGTATTACACCGGGAATATCTTCCTTTCAAGCCGCTGCGGCAGCTTTGCGGTCGCAGTTCACCATTCCGGAAGAGGTGCAAACCATTATACTCACCCGAGGAGAAGGAAGAACACCTGTGCCTGAGCGAGAGCAGTTGAGAAAACTGGCTAAGTCGCAAAGTACCATGTGTATCTACCTAAGTGCTTCCATTGCAGAAAAAGTGGAACACGAACTGATACAGCACTATCCCTCAGAAACACCTGTGGCTGTGTGTTATAAGTTAACCTGGAGGGATGAGAAGATATATCGTTGTACACTGGGAACACTGGCGAAGACGGTGCGTGAGAATAAGCTTACCATGACGACCTTGATTGTGGTAGGAAAAGCAATCGATAATCGTTCAGGTTTTTCAAAGTTGTATGACAAAAAATTTACCCATGCTTTTCGGCAAGGAAAATAA
- a CDS encoding TonB-dependent receptor — translation MTTYAQNIILEGNVSCSGTQEVLPFANVYIDSLYNTATITKKDGSYKLHPSSTGTYNLCVSHIGYEKFCTTVHVNKGINHIDITLSPSSYKMNPIVVTGTGTQHRVDDVPVQTEIITQKDIQEIAGRNMEDIISGISSSVDFTSSSMGTNIKINGLGADYVLILLNGKRLTGGVGGYTDLSRISTDDIEQIEIVKGASSTLYGSDAIAGVINIITKKEKKKTTISNNTRMGEYGDFKQFNAFSYNKGALSSKTTFSYQQIDGWQLNNMKYNPSWESNHNLPFLVRTYDKPVNKSRGYTITQNFDYHFSKKLQIHTHASWYEKTLYFPFKGRMHNYYYNNQNAALGVYYKLKNKNYMELNIDYGNYLYYNEYPYKYNETYITNDDLIKVTYYPGDRFRNSAQRIINAQFKTVVHMNSKNKLSMGAELMSDKLEAKYRLTKPTVSAHTASIYCQDEIKLTKKTVLVAGLRLLSHNITGTSATPKVSAMYKQSKITHRVNYAYGFKSPTLKELYYYYKSERMGALRLYLGNEELKPQRSHYLSYAPEIKLKTITTGFNVYHNRIYDKIDFEIIPTEYEHARQGIEETKMRYNIDNARTLGIDYYFSYRISHPISLQGGYSYVDAKNMTENIPLNGVSKHSATLKVSWNKKCLKNKLNLLISGVYKSEKFYLEEDLTKSYAKPYQLWKLTANYEYKQFKNMDITLTSGIDNIFNYVDDSPYGSHYGTLNPGRTLYAGIKIQFAKEKQTN, via the coding sequence ATGACAACATATGCACAAAATATTATCCTCGAGGGGAACGTAAGCTGTAGCGGCACCCAGGAGGTCTTACCCTTTGCCAATGTATATATCGACAGTCTGTATAACACAGCCACCATTACTAAAAAAGATGGCTCGTATAAACTTCACCCTTCTTCTACAGGAACATACAATTTGTGCGTTTCGCATATAGGATATGAAAAATTTTGCACCACGGTTCATGTGAATAAAGGCATCAACCATATTGACATCACCCTAAGCCCTTCCTCCTATAAGATGAACCCCATTGTTGTCACCGGAACGGGAACACAACATAGAGTAGATGATGTACCGGTACAAACGGAAATCATCACCCAGAAAGATATTCAGGAAATAGCAGGGCGAAATATGGAAGATATTATATCCGGCATCTCATCCTCGGTTGATTTCACATCCAGCTCCATGGGTACAAATATAAAAATTAACGGACTGGGCGCAGATTATGTACTCATCCTTCTAAATGGCAAAAGGCTCACTGGTGGAGTTGGAGGATATACCGACCTTAGTAGAATCAGCACAGATGATATTGAACAAATTGAAATTGTCAAAGGGGCATCTTCAACCCTATATGGATCCGATGCCATTGCCGGGGTAATCAATATCATTACAAAAAAAGAAAAGAAGAAAACTACCATCTCTAACAACACGCGAATGGGAGAGTATGGTGATTTCAAACAATTCAACGCCTTCTCCTACAACAAAGGAGCACTTTCTTCAAAAACAACGTTCTCCTATCAACAAATCGATGGTTGGCAGCTCAATAACATGAAATATAATCCATCTTGGGAAAGCAATCACAACCTACCTTTTTTAGTTCGCACATATGATAAACCAGTAAACAAATCACGTGGTTATACCATCACCCAAAATTTTGATTACCATTTTTCAAAAAAACTACAAATACATACGCACGCTTCTTGGTACGAAAAAACGCTTTACTTTCCATTTAAAGGACGAATGCATAACTATTATTACAACAATCAAAATGCAGCATTGGGTGTATACTATAAGTTAAAAAACAAAAACTATATGGAGCTGAATATTGATTATGGAAATTACTTGTATTACAACGAATATCCATACAAATATAATGAGACATACATCACAAATGACGATCTAATTAAGGTGACCTATTATCCTGGCGATCGTTTTAGAAATTCGGCACAAAGAATCATAAATGCACAGTTTAAAACTGTTGTACATATGAACTCAAAGAACAAATTAAGTATGGGTGCTGAACTGATGAGCGATAAGCTTGAAGCCAAATACCGATTAACAAAACCCACGGTATCAGCCCATACTGCATCTATTTATTGTCAGGATGAAATAAAGCTAACTAAAAAAACCGTCTTGGTTGCGGGATTACGTTTACTATCACATAATATCACAGGCACTTCGGCAACACCCAAGGTTTCAGCCATGTACAAACAGTCAAAAATAACCCACAGAGTCAATTACGCATATGGTTTCAAAAGTCCAACGCTGAAAGAGCTATACTACTACTACAAAAGTGAACGAATGGGAGCATTACGTCTCTATTTAGGCAATGAAGAATTAAAACCTCAACGCTCCCATTATTTATCATACGCACCAGAAATTAAATTGAAAACAATCACAACCGGATTCAATGTATATCACAACAGAATCTACGATAAGATAGACTTCGAAATTATTCCCACGGAATACGAACATGCCCGTCAAGGCATTGAAGAAACCAAAATGCGCTACAATATTGATAATGCACGAACCTTGGGCATCGATTACTATTTCAGCTACAGAATAAGTCATCCCATCTCACTGCAAGGAGGGTATAGCTATGTGGATGCCAAAAATATGACAGAGAACATCCCATTAAATGGCGTATCAAAACACAGCGCAACTCTTAAAGTATCCTGGAATAAAAAATGCTTAAAAAACAAACTAAACCTACTTATATCAGGCGTTTACAAATCAGAAAAATTTTATCTGGAAGAAGATTTGACAAAAAGCTATGCCAAACCCTATCAACTATGGAAGCTAACAGCCAATTACGAATACAAACAATTTAAAAATATGGATATCACATTAACCTCTGGCATTGATAATATATTCAACTATGTGGACGATAGTCCATATGGATCTCATTATGGAACATTAAATCCTGGAAGAACACTTTATGCAGGTATTAAAATTCAATTCGCCAAAGAAAAACAGACAAACTAA